Proteins co-encoded in one Candidatus Methylomirabilota bacterium genomic window:
- the recF gene encoding DNA replication and repair protein RecF (All proteins in this family for which functions are known are DNA-binding proteins that assist the filamentation of RecA onto DNA for the initiation of recombination or recombinational repair.): MQIEWIALSDFRSYAALSYSPSSTLNVVTGPNGQGKTNLLEALGLLLVGRSFRGAKALELARWDAPRASVNGEIKRVDAARTIRRTIGPREDGAWAVLGEGCPWARAIPFGWQDLAILTGGPHARRAFLDGFAGKLYPAHAATVGRYRRVLERRNHLLQSGQPPMVIDEALEPWDAQLARVGIELLGRRRQALEELATEVRGLYPGMAGEGDLALGYRGSLPEGVDEGGFVDALRKRRVDDLRRGQTMVGPHRDDLTVDLDGRDMRLYASRGQQRLLALSLRLAEAGPVARAVGSSPVLLLDDALSELDPAVQVNVLRHVEGGGQVFLTTAEPTLPTRQAAWWQVRDGRVENPAARLVAVQPVPVQGVA; this comes from the coding sequence GTGCAAATCGAATGGATAGCGCTGTCTGATTTTCGTAGTTACGCTGCGCTGTCCTATTCGCCGTCGTCGACGCTGAACGTCGTCACCGGCCCTAACGGCCAGGGCAAAACCAACCTCCTCGAAGCCCTCGGATTGCTCCTTGTCGGGCGCTCCTTCCGCGGCGCCAAGGCCCTCGAGCTCGCCCGCTGGGACGCGCCGCGGGCGAGCGTGAATGGCGAGATCAAGCGCGTTGACGCCGCGCGCACGATTCGCCGCACCATCGGACCCCGCGAGGACGGGGCCTGGGCGGTGCTGGGCGAGGGTTGCCCGTGGGCGCGCGCCATCCCTTTTGGGTGGCAAGATCTCGCCATCCTCACCGGAGGGCCGCACGCGCGTCGGGCCTTCCTCGACGGGTTCGCGGGGAAGCTCTACCCCGCGCACGCGGCGACGGTGGGGCGCTATCGGCGCGTGCTCGAGCGCCGCAATCATCTGCTCCAGTCGGGGCAGCCGCCCATGGTGATCGACGAGGCGCTCGAGCCGTGGGACGCGCAGCTCGCGCGCGTGGGGATCGAGCTGCTCGGACGGCGTCGCCAGGCGCTGGAAGAGTTGGCGACCGAGGTGCGCGGGCTCTATCCTGGAATGGCTGGAGAGGGTGATCTCGCCCTCGGCTATCGCGGGTCACTGCCCGAGGGCGTGGACGAGGGAGGATTCGTGGACGCGTTGCGGAAGCGCCGGGTCGACGACCTGCGGCGGGGCCAGACCATGGTCGGCCCCCATCGTGACGACCTCACCGTCGACCTGGACGGCCGCGACATGCGGCTCTATGCCTCCCGCGGCCAGCAGCGTCTCCTCGCTCTCTCGCTGCGCCTCGCCGAGGCGGGGCCGGTGGCGCGGGCCGTCGGGTCGAGCCCGGTGCTCCTGCTCGACGACGCTCTGTCCGAGTTGGATCCGGCGGTGCAGGTCAACGTGCTGCGCCACGTCGAGGGCGGGGGGCAGGTGTTCCTGACCACCGCCGAGCCGACGCTGCCGACCCGACAGGCCGCCTGGTGGCAGGTGCGCGATGGCCGGGTCGAGAACCCGGCCGCGAGGCTCGTCGCCGTCCAGCCCGTCCCCGTCCAGGGAGTGGCATGA
- the gyrA gene encoding DNA gyrase subunit A, with protein MSPERQTPVPIEEEMRKSYLDYAMSVIVGRALPDIRDGLKPVHRRVLHTMNLIGVSWNRAYKKSARIVGDCMGKFHPHGDAPIYEALVRMVQEFSLRYPLVDGQGNFGSIDGDPAAAMRYTESRMAKIAHEMIADIEKDTVDFVPNYDENEQEPVVLPTRLPNLLVNGSSGIAVGMATNIPPHNLGEVVDGLVMLIDNHEVTIEQLMKVIPGPDFPTAGYIYGRNGITEAYTTGRGIITLRAKAHVEKLRGGREAIIISELPYQVNKATLIERIGELMREKKIEGISERRDESNREGIRIVLELGRGEIPQIVINQLYKHTQMQTTFGIIMLALVARRPQVVNLRQMLQEFVAFRREIVTRRTKYDLARAEERAHILEGLRKAVDALDLVIAIIRGAENPDAAREGLMRRLQLSEIQARAILDMRLQRLTQLERHKIVEEHEQTLALIADLKGILASEQRLMGIIRDELLALKEEFGDARRTEILAETTDLTIEDLLADEDMVVTITRSGYIKRTHVESYRSQRRGGKGVTGMETKEEDIVDDLFVASTHSHLLFFTNKGKVHWLKVHEIPEGGRAAKGKAMANVLALSEGEAVATCVPVRDFETGGYIFFATRQGKVKKTEVAAFSHPRAGGIQAITLEEGDEVMGARRTDGQREVLLATRTGMIIRFSEEEVRPMGRGASGVRGIDVDEGDAVICADVIQEGASILTVTERGYGKRTPLEEYRLQGRAGKGIIDIKTEGRNGPVVGMLQVREEDDVLLVTTKGKMIRFHASDVKLQGRNTMGVRIVDLDDDDKVGSLARVEAEQTPAATV; from the coding sequence ATGTCCCCCGAACGGCAGACCCCGGTTCCCATCGAAGAGGAGATGCGGAAGTCGTATCTCGACTACGCGATGTCCGTCATCGTCGGACGCGCGTTGCCCGACATCCGCGACGGCTTGAAGCCGGTGCACCGACGCGTGCTCCACACGATGAACCTGATCGGCGTCTCGTGGAACCGCGCGTACAAGAAGTCGGCCCGCATCGTCGGGGACTGCATGGGCAAGTTCCACCCGCACGGCGATGCCCCCATCTACGAGGCGCTCGTGCGGATGGTGCAGGAGTTCTCGCTCCGCTATCCCCTCGTGGACGGGCAGGGGAACTTCGGCTCGATCGACGGCGATCCGGCGGCGGCGATGCGCTACACCGAGTCGCGCATGGCCAAGATCGCGCACGAGATGATCGCCGACATCGAGAAGGACACCGTCGACTTCGTCCCGAACTACGACGAGAACGAGCAGGAGCCGGTCGTCCTGCCCACGCGGCTCCCGAACCTCCTCGTCAACGGCTCCTCCGGCATCGCGGTGGGCATGGCCACCAACATTCCGCCCCACAACCTGGGCGAGGTGGTGGATGGGCTGGTGATGCTGATCGACAACCACGAGGTCACCATCGAGCAGCTGATGAAGGTGATCCCCGGACCCGACTTCCCCACCGCCGGCTACATCTACGGGCGGAACGGGATCACCGAGGCCTACACGACGGGACGGGGCATCATCACGCTGCGCGCGAAGGCGCACGTGGAGAAGCTCCGGGGCGGCCGCGAGGCCATCATCATCAGCGAGCTGCCGTACCAGGTGAACAAGGCGACGCTCATCGAGCGCATCGGCGAGCTGATGCGCGAGAAGAAGATCGAGGGCATTTCCGAGCGGCGCGACGAGTCGAATCGCGAGGGCATTCGCATCGTGCTCGAGCTGGGGCGCGGGGAGATCCCGCAGATCGTCATCAACCAGCTCTACAAGCACACGCAGATGCAGACGACCTTCGGCATCATCATGCTCGCGCTGGTGGCGCGGCGCCCGCAGGTCGTCAACCTTCGCCAGATGCTCCAGGAGTTCGTCGCCTTCCGCCGCGAGATCGTCACCCGTCGGACGAAGTACGATCTCGCCCGCGCGGAGGAGCGCGCCCACATCCTCGAGGGGCTGCGCAAGGCGGTCGACGCGCTCGACCTCGTGATCGCGATCATCCGCGGCGCCGAGAATCCCGACGCCGCCCGCGAGGGGTTGATGCGGCGCCTCCAGCTCTCCGAGATCCAGGCGCGCGCCATCCTGGACATGCGCCTGCAGCGCCTGACTCAGCTCGAGCGGCACAAGATCGTGGAGGAGCATGAGCAGACTCTGGCGCTCATCGCGGACCTCAAGGGCATCCTCGCCTCCGAGCAGCGGCTGATGGGCATCATCCGCGACGAGCTGCTCGCGCTGAAGGAGGAGTTCGGCGACGCGCGGCGCACGGAGATCCTCGCCGAGACCACCGACCTCACCATCGAGGACCTCCTTGCCGACGAGGACATGGTCGTGACGATCACCCGCTCCGGCTACATCAAGCGGACCCACGTGGAGTCGTACCGGAGTCAGCGGCGCGGCGGCAAGGGCGTCACCGGGATGGAGACGAAGGAAGAGGACATCGTGGACGATCTCTTCGTCGCCTCCACGCACTCCCACCTCCTGTTCTTCACCAACAAGGGCAAGGTTCACTGGCTCAAGGTGCACGAGATCCCCGAGGGTGGGCGCGCGGCCAAGGGCAAGGCGATGGCCAACGTGCTCGCGCTGTCTGAGGGCGAGGCCGTCGCCACCTGCGTGCCCGTGCGGGACTTCGAGACCGGCGGCTACATCTTCTTCGCCACGCGGCAGGGCAAGGTGAAGAAGACCGAGGTGGCGGCCTTCTCGCATCCTCGCGCGGGCGGCATTCAGGCCATCACGCTCGAGGAGGGCGACGAGGTCATGGGGGCGCGCCGCACCGACGGTCAGCGTGAAGTCCTGCTCGCCACCCGCACCGGCATGATCATCCGCTTCAGCGAGGAGGAGGTGCGGCCCATGGGGCGCGGCGCCTCCGGCGTCCGCGGCATCGACGTGGACGAGGGCGACGCGGTCATCTGCGCCGATGTGATCCAGGAGGGCGCGAGCATCCTCACCGTCACCGAGCGCGGGTACGGCAAGCGCACGCCCCTCGAAGAGTATCGGCTGCAGGGCCGTGCCGGCAAGGGCATCATCGACATCAAGACGGAAGGGCGCAACGGCCCGGTGGTGGGGATGCTCCAGGTGCGCGAGGAGGACGACGTCCTCCTCGTCACGACCAAGGGCAAGATGATCCGCTTCCACGCCAGCGACGTGAAGCTCCAGGGCCGCAACACCATGGGTGTGCGCATCGTGGACCTCGACGACGACGACAAGGTGGGAAGCCTGGCGCGCGTCGAGGCCGAGCAGACGCCCGCCGCCACCGTCTAG
- the serS gene encoding serine--tRNA ligase encodes MLDIRLLREDPEAVERGLRDRGGAELVRETVGKDAERRRLIAEVETLKAERNRASEAIGQAKRRGENPEAVMARMREVGERIKELDAAVKQADAEVETLLLQLPNLPHPSVPPGTTEDENVEIRRWGQPRQFAFEPKSHDVLGEALGVLDFARAVKMAKSRFTVMWGAAARLSRALAQFMLDLHTREHGYTEVWVPQLVSGSTMLRTGQLPKFEDGLFKTHEADENRLLYLIPTAEVPLTALHADETLAEATLPRRYTAFTPCYRREAGTYGKDMKGMIRQHQFDKVELVKVTTPAQSYDELESMVVEAEEVLKRLEIPYRVVLHCAGDMGFTAAKGYDIEVWLPGQGKYREISSCSNCEAFQARRLDLKFRPAGGGKPELCHTLNGSGLAVGRTLVAVLENYQEADGSVTIPAVLRPYMGGVERITT; translated from the coding sequence ATGCTGGACATCCGGCTCCTCCGCGAAGATCCCGAGGCGGTGGAGCGCGGGCTGCGCGATCGCGGCGGGGCCGAACTCGTGCGCGAGACCGTCGGGAAGGACGCCGAGCGCCGCCGCCTCATCGCCGAGGTCGAGACGCTCAAGGCCGAGCGCAACCGTGCCTCCGAGGCCATCGGCCAGGCCAAGCGTCGCGGGGAGAATCCCGAGGCGGTCATGGCGCGGATGCGCGAGGTCGGCGAGCGCATCAAGGAGCTCGACGCCGCCGTCAAGCAGGCCGACGCGGAGGTCGAGACGCTGCTGTTGCAGCTCCCGAACCTGCCGCACCCCTCCGTGCCCCCCGGCACCACCGAGGACGAGAACGTCGAGATCCGCCGCTGGGGGCAGCCGCGCCAGTTCGCCTTCGAGCCCAAGTCCCACGACGTGCTGGGCGAGGCCCTTGGCGTGCTGGACTTCGCCCGCGCGGTCAAGATGGCCAAGTCGCGCTTCACCGTGATGTGGGGGGCGGCGGCCCGCCTGTCACGGGCGCTCGCCCAGTTCATGCTGGATCTCCACACCCGCGAGCACGGCTACACGGAGGTCTGGGTGCCCCAGCTCGTGAGCGGCAGCACAATGCTGCGCACTGGGCAGCTCCCGAAGTTCGAGGACGGGCTCTTCAAGACGCACGAGGCCGACGAGAACCGGCTGCTCTACCTGATTCCCACCGCCGAGGTGCCGCTCACCGCGCTGCACGCGGACGAGACGCTCGCGGAGGCGACGCTGCCGCGCCGCTACACCGCCTTCACGCCCTGCTACCGCCGCGAGGCCGGCACCTACGGCAAGGACATGAAGGGCATGATCCGCCAGCATCAGTTCGACAAGGTCGAGCTGGTCAAGGTGACGACGCCGGCCCAGTCCTATGACGAGCTGGAGTCGATGGTCGTCGAGGCGGAAGAGGTGCTGAAGCGCCTCGAGATCCCCTATCGCGTGGTCCTTCACTGCGCCGGCGACATGGGCTTCACCGCCGCGAAGGGCTACGACATCGAGGTGTGGCTCCCGGGGCAGGGGAAGTACCGCGAGATCTCCTCGTGCTCGAACTGCGAGGCCTTCCAGGCCCGCCGCCTCGATCTCAAGTTCCGGCCCGCGGGGGGCGGCAAGCCCGAGCTGTGCCATACCCTCAACGGCTCGGGGCTGGCGGTGGGTCGGACGCTGGTCGCGGTGCTGGAGAACTACCAGGAGGCGGACGGCTCCGTGACCATTCCCGCCGTCCTGCGGCCCTACATGGGCGGGGTCGAGCGGATCACGACCTAG
- a CDS encoding ABC transporter ATP-binding protein/permease: protein MSRMRLLFRDAWAITKPYWFSEDRWAGRGLLVAVIALNLGIVGINVLLNQWNNTFYNALQDKDYAVFTQQLFKFTYLAAAYIVLAVYQLYLNQMLQIRWRRWLTERYLGAWLRDKSYYRMQLHAAETDNPDQRISEDLRLFVSTTLGLSLGMLRAVVTLVSFVAILWSLSGPLTIPWVDVTVPGYMVWAALLYAIVGTWLTDLIGRPLVMLNYNQQRYEADFRFSLVRFRENTEGVALYHGEADELRGFRERFGNVVQNWWAIMRQQKRLTSFTAGYGQAAIIFPFVVAAPRYFRGEFALGGLMQTASAFGQVQDALSYIVSSYTDIAEWRAVVARLGGFGRALEDVRAEASVQGIRRDEATGRGLVVDRVSLGLPDGRALVDDISFSLRKGDTALISGPSGSGKSTLFRAIAGIWPFGHGRVTMPAGDRVLFLPQKPYLPLGTIREVVSYPAPPDGASDATLREALEAVGLPELTGRLDESANWALRLSPGEQQRIAFARALVQKPDWLFLDEATSAVDEQNEARLYALLRERLPAATLFSVGHRSTLRPFHARRLVVTPAAADNGGAGPGRIAEVAQPA from the coding sequence ATGAGCCGTATGCGGCTGCTGTTCCGGGATGCCTGGGCGATCACCAAACCCTACTGGTTCTCCGAGGACCGCTGGGCGGGACGCGGCCTGCTGGTCGCCGTCATCGCGCTCAACCTCGGCATCGTGGGCATCAACGTCCTGCTCAACCAGTGGAACAACACGTTCTACAACGCGTTGCAGGACAAGGACTACGCGGTCTTCACGCAGCAGCTCTTCAAGTTCACCTACCTCGCCGCTGCCTACATCGTGCTGGCGGTGTATCAGCTCTATCTGAACCAGATGCTCCAGATCCGCTGGCGCCGCTGGCTCACCGAGCGCTACCTGGGCGCCTGGCTGCGCGACAAATCGTACTACCGGATGCAGCTCCACGCCGCCGAGACCGACAACCCCGACCAGCGCATCTCCGAGGATCTGCGCCTGTTCGTCTCGACCACGCTGGGCCTCTCGCTGGGCATGCTGCGCGCGGTGGTCACGCTGGTCTCCTTCGTGGCGATTCTCTGGTCCCTCTCGGGGCCGCTCACGATCCCGTGGGTCGACGTCACCGTGCCGGGCTACATGGTCTGGGCCGCCCTGCTCTACGCGATCGTGGGCACCTGGCTCACGGACTTGATCGGCCGCCCCCTCGTGATGCTGAACTACAATCAGCAGCGCTACGAGGCGGACTTTCGCTTCTCGCTGGTGCGCTTCCGCGAGAACACGGAAGGGGTCGCCCTCTATCACGGCGAGGCCGACGAGCTGCGCGGCTTCCGTGAGCGATTCGGGAACGTGGTCCAGAACTGGTGGGCGATCATGCGCCAGCAGAAGCGCCTCACCTCGTTCACCGCGGGCTACGGCCAGGCCGCGATCATCTTCCCCTTCGTGGTGGCGGCGCCGCGCTATTTCCGGGGCGAGTTCGCGCTGGGAGGCCTCATGCAAACCGCCTCCGCCTTCGGCCAGGTGCAGGACGCGCTCTCCTACATCGTCTCGAGTTACACCGACATCGCGGAGTGGCGCGCCGTGGTGGCCCGGCTCGGCGGCTTCGGGCGCGCCCTCGAGGACGTGCGGGCAGAGGCCTCCGTCCAGGGGATCCGTCGTGACGAGGCGACCGGCCGCGGGCTCGTGGTCGATCGCGTGAGCCTCGGCCTGCCGGACGGCCGCGCGCTCGTGGACGACATCTCGTTCAGCCTGCGCAAGGGCGACACCGCCCTGATCAGCGGCCCCTCCGGCTCGGGCAAGAGCACGCTGTTCCGCGCGATCGCCGGCATCTGGCCCTTCGGCCACGGCCGCGTCACGATGCCGGCGGGCGACCGGGTCCTCTTCCTGCCGCAGAAGCCCTATCTGCCGCTGGGCACGATCCGGGAGGTCGTGAGCTATCCGGCGCCGCCCGACGGCGCCTCGGACGCGACCCTGCGTGAGGCCCTCGAGGCCGTGGGGCTGCCCGAGTTGACCGGGCGGCTGGACGAGTCCGCCAACTGGGCGCTGCGCCTGTCGCCGGGCGAGCAGCAGCGTATCGCCTTCGCCCGCGCCCTCGTGCAGAAGCCCGACTGGCTCTTCCTCGACGAGGCCACGTCGGCCGTCGACGAGCAGAACGAGGCGCGCCTCTACGCCCTCCTGCGCGAGCGGCTCCCCGCCGCCACCCTGTTCAGCGTGGGCCACCGGAGCACGCTCCGGCCGTTCCACGCGCGGCGACTGGTCGTGACGCCCGCGGCCGCCGACAACGGCGGCGCCGGGCCAGGGCGCATCGCGGAGGTCGCGCAGCCGGCCTGA
- the gyrB gene encoding DNA topoisomerase (ATP-hydrolyzing) subunit B: MSSETYTASDIKVLEGLEAVRKRPAMYIGDTGAYGLHHLVYEVVDNSVDEALAGYCDSIKVILHSDGSCSVGDNGRGIPVDIHKESGKSAAEVVLTVLHAGGKFEHSAYKVSGGLHGVGVSVVNALSEWLELEIRREGKVWTQRYEYGVPTGELTAGEKTTKHGTIVKFKPDAKIFEETTFSFDTLSNRLRELAFLNKGLKIVIEDERDERSHTFLYKGGIIEFIKHLNQNKTPVHPKVLFFEGKRDGIEVEVAIQYNDGYQESVFSFANNINTREGGTHLTGFRAALTSTIANYAKANGFLKSFKGDVSGDDVREGLTAVVSVRIPDPQFEGQTKGKLGNSEVKGLVQQIVNDRLSEAFEEDPTTARKIADKSVRAAQAREAARKARDLTRKGGRDDEGLAAKLADCSERDPQFRELFLVEGDSAGGSAKQGRDRKIQAVLPLRGKIINAEKARYDKVLSHNEIRLLISALGTGIGPEEFDVTKLRYHKVILMTDADVDGAHIRTLLLTFFFRHMVQVIEAGNLFIAQPPLFKVKKGKAERYLMSEREMEEFLLGNWVEKASVKVPGKAQPLKEQALLDALKRGLEFRSLFGKFGRRGIPGPIIDGLLRRKFKATKRGVGDAEIETAVREVIAELPGWEARLVGGDNGDAAMLHVTGPQSAVFSPDLLKSPDYAQLLEAHGEIAALHKGPTTVSDGGGKETEAPTLERLLEIVMEQAKDGATLQRYKGLGEMNPEQLWETTMNPETRTLLKVTMEDAVGADEIFTVLMGDAVEPRRDFIEKNALDVVNLDV, encoded by the coding sequence ATGAGCTCCGAGACCTACACAGCCAGCGACATCAAGGTCCTCGAGGGCCTCGAGGCCGTCCGGAAGCGCCCCGCGATGTACATCGGCGATACCGGCGCCTACGGGCTCCACCACCTCGTCTACGAGGTCGTCGACAACTCCGTCGACGAGGCGCTCGCCGGCTACTGCGACAGCATCAAGGTGATCCTCCACTCCGACGGCTCCTGCTCGGTGGGTGACAACGGGCGCGGCATCCCGGTGGACATCCACAAGGAGAGCGGCAAGTCGGCGGCCGAGGTCGTGCTCACCGTGCTCCACGCCGGCGGCAAGTTCGAGCACTCCGCCTACAAGGTCTCGGGCGGCCTCCACGGGGTGGGCGTGTCCGTGGTCAACGCGCTCAGCGAATGGCTCGAGCTCGAGATCCGGCGCGAGGGCAAGGTGTGGACGCAGCGCTACGAGTACGGCGTGCCCACCGGCGAGCTCACCGCGGGCGAGAAGACGACCAAGCACGGCACCATCGTGAAGTTCAAGCCGGACGCGAAGATCTTCGAGGAGACGACGTTCTCCTTCGACACCCTCTCGAATCGGCTCCGCGAGCTCGCTTTCCTCAACAAGGGTCTGAAGATCGTCATCGAGGACGAGCGCGACGAGCGCAGCCACACCTTCCTCTACAAGGGCGGCATCATCGAGTTCATCAAGCACCTCAACCAGAACAAGACGCCCGTCCACCCCAAGGTGCTCTTCTTCGAGGGGAAGCGCGATGGCATCGAGGTCGAGGTCGCGATCCAGTACAACGACGGCTACCAGGAGAGCGTGTTCTCCTTCGCCAACAACATCAACACGCGCGAGGGCGGCACCCACCTCACCGGCTTCCGCGCCGCGCTGACCAGCACCATCGCGAACTACGCCAAGGCCAACGGCTTCCTCAAGAGCTTCAAGGGCGACGTCTCCGGCGACGACGTGCGCGAGGGCCTCACCGCGGTCGTGTCCGTGCGGATCCCCGATCCGCAATTCGAGGGCCAGACGAAGGGCAAGCTCGGCAACTCCGAGGTAAAGGGCCTCGTCCAGCAGATCGTCAACGACCGGCTCAGCGAGGCCTTCGAGGAGGACCCGACCACCGCGCGCAAGATCGCCGACAAGTCGGTGCGCGCGGCCCAGGCCCGCGAAGCCGCCCGCAAGGCGCGCGATCTCACCCGCAAGGGGGGCCGCGACGACGAGGGCCTCGCCGCCAAGCTCGCCGATTGCTCGGAGCGCGACCCGCAGTTCCGCGAACTCTTCCTCGTGGAGGGCGACTCCGCGGGTGGCTCCGCCAAGCAGGGCCGCGACCGCAAGATCCAGGCGGTGCTCCCGCTGCGCGGCAAGATCATCAACGCAGAGAAGGCCCGCTACGACAAGGTGCTGTCCCACAATGAAATCCGGCTGCTGATCTCCGCGCTGGGCACCGGGATCGGGCCGGAGGAGTTCGACGTCACCAAGCTGCGCTACCACAAGGTCATCCTCATGACGGACGCCGACGTGGACGGCGCGCACATCCGCACCCTCCTCCTCACGTTCTTCTTCCGCCACATGGTGCAGGTGATCGAGGCGGGCAACCTCTTCATCGCCCAGCCGCCGCTCTTCAAGGTCAAGAAGGGCAAGGCGGAGCGCTATCTCATGAGCGAGCGCGAGATGGAGGAGTTCCTCCTCGGCAACTGGGTCGAGAAGGCGAGCGTGAAGGTCCCGGGCAAGGCGCAGCCCCTCAAGGAGCAGGCCCTCCTCGACGCGCTCAAGCGCGGGCTCGAGTTCCGCTCGCTCTTCGGCAAGTTCGGGCGCCGCGGCATTCCCGGTCCCATCATCGACGGGCTGCTCCGCCGCAAGTTCAAGGCGACCAAGCGCGGGGTCGGCGACGCCGAGATCGAGACGGCGGTGCGCGAGGTCATCGCGGAGCTGCCGGGCTGGGAGGCGCGCTTGGTCGGCGGCGACAACGGCGACGCCGCCATGCTGCACGTGACGGGTCCCCAGTCTGCGGTGTTCAGCCCCGATCTCCTGAAGTCCCCCGACTACGCCCAGCTCCTCGAGGCGCATGGCGAGATCGCCGCGCTCCACAAGGGGCCGACCACCGTCAGCGACGGCGGCGGCAAGGAGACGGAGGCGCCGACCCTGGAGCGGCTGCTCGAGATCGTCATGGAGCAGGCCAAGGACGGGGCCACCCTCCAGCGCTACAAGGGCCTCGGCGAGATGAATCCGGAGCAACTCTGGGAGACCACGATGAACCCGGAGACGCGCACGCTCCTCAAGGTCACCATGGAAGATGCCGTCGGCGCCGACGAGATCTTCACCGTCCTCATGGGCGATGCCGTCGAGCCCCGCCGCGATTTCATCGAGAAGAACGCGCTGGACGTCGTGAACCTGGACGTCTAG